A stretch of the Festucalex cinctus isolate MCC-2025b chromosome 20, RoL_Fcin_1.0, whole genome shotgun sequence genome encodes the following:
- the xrcc2 gene encoding DNA repair protein XRCC2, with the protein MTESGAKLFARLDDRKSLHDIEPRIFPQDAQSGPGAVVELFGLEGTGKTELLYHFLCRAVLPNDAGGLQLDVLFIDTDRTLDMLRLVSILDAKLAGAAGSSSSPRQQEARVRACLSRLLVAHCSASQQLLVTLHTLEDRLASQPSLALILLDSASAFYWSDRGTAGASVAKRGENLSKCSQLLGGLLRDYRISIFASCHANRSRFSHNSSSSSSPLSHLCRPWQQLITHRLFCSRQEVALTEGGEERPKGHMFSVHCTYTSSGSKAYTNCSFHVGDGGLEFV; encoded by the exons ATGACTGAGAGTGGCGCGAAG CTGTTCGCTCGTCTTGATGACCGCAAAAGTCTTCATGACATCGAACCTCGCATCTTTCCACAGGACGCCCAATCCGGACCCG GTGCGGTGGTGGAGCTGTTCGGGTTGGAAGGGACGG GTAAGACGGAGCTGCTCTACCACTTCCTGTGCCGCGCCGTCCTCCCCAACGACGCCGGCGGACTGCAGCTCGACGTGCTCTTCATCGACACCGACCGCACTCTGGACATGTTGAGGCTCGTCAGCATCCTGGATGCCAAGCTTGCCGGCGCCG CTGGATCGTCCAGCTCGCCACGGCAGCAGGAggcgcgtgtgcgcgcgtgcctGTCCCGCCTGCTGGTGGCGCACTGCAGCGCTTCGCAGCAGCTGCTGGTCACCCTGCACACGCTGGAGGATCGCTTGGCATCTCAGCCCAGCCTGGCGCTCATCCTCCTCGACAGCGCGTCAGCCTTCTATTGGTCGGACCGCGGCACTGCCGGGGCCAGCGTGGCCAAGCGGGGAGAGAATCTGAGCAAATGTTCGCAGCTGTTGGGCGGTCTGCTCAG GGATTACCGGATTAGCATCTTTGCTTCCTGCCACGCCAACAGGAGTCGCTTCAGCCacaactcctcctcctcctcatctccGCTCTCTCACCTGTGTCGCCCCTGGCAACAGCTGATCACTCACCGCTTGTTCTGCTCCAGACAGGAAGTTGCTTTGACAGAAGGCGGCGAGGAGCGCCCCAAAGGTCACATGTTCAGCGTGCACTGCACGTATACGTCGTCCGGGAGCAAAGCGTACACAAACTGCTCGTTCCACGTCGGGGACGGCGGCCTGGAATTTGTTTGA
- the LOC144009085 gene encoding receptor-type tyrosine-protein phosphatase mu-like isoform X9, with product MHPAIRVADLLQHITQMKCAEGYGFKEEYESFLEGQSAPWDSAKKDENRMKNRYGNIIAYDHSRVRLQPQDGEKGSDYINANYVDGYHRPNHYIATQGPMQETMYDFWRMVWQENTAAIVMVTNLVEVGRVKCCKYWPDDSDIFGDVSVTLMETQLLSEYVIRTFAVEKRGVAEIREIRQFHFTGWPDHGVPLHATGLLGFIRRVKAKTPPTAGPTVVHCSAGAGRTGCFMVIDIMLDMAEREGVVDIYNCVRELRARRVNMVQTEEQYVFIHDAILEACLCGDTSVPANQLRSVYYDMNRQDPQTNSSPIKEEFRTLNMVTPTLRVEDCSIALLPRNHDKNRCMDVLPPDRCLPFLITMDGESSNYINAALMDSYKQPSAFIVTQHPLPNTVKDFWRLVLDYHCTAIVMLNDVDPAQLCPQYWPENGVHRLGLLQVEFVSADLEEDVISRIFRIYNNARPQDGYRMVQQFQFLGWPRYRDTPVNKRSFLKLLHLVDKWQDDYDGGDGRTLVHCLNGGGRSGVFCSVNIVCDMLRQQRSLDVFHAVKTLRNNKPNMVDLLEQYKFCYEVALEYLSSA from the exons AGTTTCTTGGAGGGTCAATCAGCACCTTGGGACTCGGCAAAGAAGGACGAAAACCGCATGAAAAATCGCTACGGGAACATCATTGCCT ACGACCATTCTCGTGTGCGTCTGCAGCCTCAAGATGGAGAGAAGGGGTCTGACTACATCAACGCCAACTATGTCGAT GGTTACCACCGGCCCAACCACTACATCGCCACGCAAG GTCCCATGCAGGAGACCATGTATGACTTCTGGCGAATGGTATGGCAGGAGAACACAGCTGCCATCGTCATGGTAACCAACTTGGTGGAGGTGGGGCGG GTGAAGTGCTGCAAATACTGGCCCGACGACAGTGACATCTTTGGCGACGTTTCCGTCACCCTGATGGAGACGCAGCTGCTGTCCGAGTACGTCATCCGAACCTTCGCCGTGGAAAAG AGGGGCGTGGCCGAGATCCGGGAGATCCGTCAGTTCCATTTCACCGGCTGGCCCGACCACGGCGTCCCACTGCACGCCACCGGACTGCTCGGCTTCATACGCCGCGTGAAGGCCAAGACACCGCCCACCGCCGGGCCCACCGTCGTCCACTGCAG CGCCGGCGCTGGCCGCACGGGCTGCTTCATGGTGATCGACATCATGCTGGACATGGCGGAGCGCGAGGGCGTGGTCGACATCTACAACTGCGTACGAGAGCTGCGAGCGCGACGCGTCAACATGGTGCAGACCGAG GAGCAGTACGTCTTCATCCACGACGCCATCCTGGAGGCGTGCCTGTGCGGCGACACGTCCGTCCCGGCCAATCAGCTTCGTTCCGTCTACTACGACATGAACCGGCAGGACCCGCAGACCAACTCCAGTCCCATTAAGGAGGAATTCCGG ACGCTGAACATGGTGACGCCGACGTTGCGCGTGGAGGACTGCAGCATCGCGCTGCTCCCGCGCAACCATGACAAGAACCGCTGCATGGACGTGCTTCCTCCTGACCGCTGCCTGCCTTTCCTCATCACCATGGACGGCGAGAGCTCCAACTACATCAATGCCGCGCTCATGGAC AGCTACAAGCAGCCGTCGGCATTCATCGTAACGCAGCATCCGCTCCCCAACACCGTCAAGGATTTCTGGCGCCTGGTCTTGGACTACCACTGCACCGCCATCGTCATGCTCAACGACGTGGACCCCGCGCAG ttgtgtcctcagtactggCCCGAGAACGGCGTCCATCGTTTAGGCTTGCTGCAGGTGGAGTTCGTGTCGGCCGACCTAGAAGAAGACGTCATCAGCCGCATCTTCCGAATCTACAACAACGCCAGG CCCCAGGATGGCTACCGCATGGTGCAGCAGTTCCAGTTCTTAGGCTGGCCACGATACCGGGACACGCCGGTCAACAAGCGCTCCTTCCTCAAGCTGCTCCACCTGGTGGACAAATGGCAGGACGACTACGACGGCGGAGACGGACGCACGCTGGTGCACTGCCT GAATGGCGGGGGCCGAAGTGGTGTGTTCTGCAGCGTCAACATCGTGTGTGACATGTTACGGCAGCAGCGGTCTCTTGACGTTTTTCACGCCGTCAAAACGCTGAGAaacaacaaacccaacatggtgGACCTTCTG GAACAATACAAGTTTTGTTATGAAGTGGCACTGGAGTATTTGTCCTCCGCATAG
- the LOC144009085 gene encoding receptor-type tyrosine-protein phosphatase mu-like isoform X10 — MKNRYGNIIAYDHSRVRLQPQDGEKGSDYINANYVDGYHRPNHYIATQGPMQETMYDFWRMVWQENTAAIVMVTNLVEVGRVKCCKYWPDDSDIFGDVSVTLMETQLLSEYVIRTFAVEKRGVAEIREIRQFHFTGWPDHGVPLHATGLLGFIRRVKAKTPPTAGPTVVHCSAGAGRTGCFMVIDIMLDMAEREGVVDIYNCVRELRARRVNMVQTEEQYVFIHDAILEACLCGDTSVPANQLRSVYYDMNRQDPQTNSSPIKEEFRTLNMVTPTLRVEDCSIALLPRNHDKNRCMDVLPPDRCLPFLITMDGESSNYINAALMDSYKQPSAFIVTQHPLPNTVKDFWRLVLDYHCTAIVMLNDVDPAQLCPQYWPENGVHRLGLLQVEFVSADLEEDVISRIFRIYNNARPQDGYRMVQQFQFLGWPRYRDTPVNKRSFLKLLHLVDKWQDDYDGGDGRTLVHCLNGGGRSGVFCSVNIVCDMLRQQRSLDVFHAVKTLRNNKPNMVDLLEQYKFCYEVALEYLSSA, encoded by the exons ATGAAAAATCGCTACGGGAACATCATTGCCT ACGACCATTCTCGTGTGCGTCTGCAGCCTCAAGATGGAGAGAAGGGGTCTGACTACATCAACGCCAACTATGTCGAT GGTTACCACCGGCCCAACCACTACATCGCCACGCAAG GTCCCATGCAGGAGACCATGTATGACTTCTGGCGAATGGTATGGCAGGAGAACACAGCTGCCATCGTCATGGTAACCAACTTGGTGGAGGTGGGGCGG GTGAAGTGCTGCAAATACTGGCCCGACGACAGTGACATCTTTGGCGACGTTTCCGTCACCCTGATGGAGACGCAGCTGCTGTCCGAGTACGTCATCCGAACCTTCGCCGTGGAAAAG AGGGGCGTGGCCGAGATCCGGGAGATCCGTCAGTTCCATTTCACCGGCTGGCCCGACCACGGCGTCCCACTGCACGCCACCGGACTGCTCGGCTTCATACGCCGCGTGAAGGCCAAGACACCGCCCACCGCCGGGCCCACCGTCGTCCACTGCAG CGCCGGCGCTGGCCGCACGGGCTGCTTCATGGTGATCGACATCATGCTGGACATGGCGGAGCGCGAGGGCGTGGTCGACATCTACAACTGCGTACGAGAGCTGCGAGCGCGACGCGTCAACATGGTGCAGACCGAG GAGCAGTACGTCTTCATCCACGACGCCATCCTGGAGGCGTGCCTGTGCGGCGACACGTCCGTCCCGGCCAATCAGCTTCGTTCCGTCTACTACGACATGAACCGGCAGGACCCGCAGACCAACTCCAGTCCCATTAAGGAGGAATTCCGG ACGCTGAACATGGTGACGCCGACGTTGCGCGTGGAGGACTGCAGCATCGCGCTGCTCCCGCGCAACCATGACAAGAACCGCTGCATGGACGTGCTTCCTCCTGACCGCTGCCTGCCTTTCCTCATCACCATGGACGGCGAGAGCTCCAACTACATCAATGCCGCGCTCATGGAC AGCTACAAGCAGCCGTCGGCATTCATCGTAACGCAGCATCCGCTCCCCAACACCGTCAAGGATTTCTGGCGCCTGGTCTTGGACTACCACTGCACCGCCATCGTCATGCTCAACGACGTGGACCCCGCGCAG ttgtgtcctcagtactggCCCGAGAACGGCGTCCATCGTTTAGGCTTGCTGCAGGTGGAGTTCGTGTCGGCCGACCTAGAAGAAGACGTCATCAGCCGCATCTTCCGAATCTACAACAACGCCAGG CCCCAGGATGGCTACCGCATGGTGCAGCAGTTCCAGTTCTTAGGCTGGCCACGATACCGGGACACGCCGGTCAACAAGCGCTCCTTCCTCAAGCTGCTCCACCTGGTGGACAAATGGCAGGACGACTACGACGGCGGAGACGGACGCACGCTGGTGCACTGCCT GAATGGCGGGGGCCGAAGTGGTGTGTTCTGCAGCGTCAACATCGTGTGTGACATGTTACGGCAGCAGCGGTCTCTTGACGTTTTTCACGCCGTCAAAACGCTGAGAaacaacaaacccaacatggtgGACCTTCTG GAACAATACAAGTTTTGTTATGAAGTGGCACTGGAGTATTTGTCCTCCGCATAG